The sequence CCGCGGAGATGATCGGGGCCAGTTCAGGACTGGGATACCTGGTGCTCTACTCCGAGGAAACCTTCAACGTTCCGGAAATGTACGGAGGCATCGTCGCCCTCGCCGTTCTCGGCATAGGATTGAACTGGATTTTGCATTCCATCGAAAATTTCTTCAATTCATGGCGTGAAGTGTAAGCAAACGAGCACAGCAAGCCCAACAGTTCCTGTCGCCAGGCCTGCAGCGGTCTTGCACCGCCTGCTTATCACCTTTTTTACTCCTCCGAGGGGTCAAATTTTGCGATGGTCAAGGCGCCCTCCTTCACGGCGGCCGTTCCGCCCGCGTAGAACAAGACCTCGACGGAATACTCCCCGTTTGAGGCCTTCCAATCGAATTTGGACGGGGCGAAGACTTCCCTGTCGCCGAACTTGATGGGGGTTTTCGTCCCGTCTTCCTCCACCACTGATTCGTTCCGGGTGAACCCGGCGGCTTTCACTTCGACGGCGTAGGCTTTCGCTTCGTCCATCGTGTCCCATTTCACGGCGATCATAATGCCGTCCGCTTTGCTTTCCGCCGCCGATCTGAAACTGTCGCCGCGCCTGGCGAGCATTTTGTACGGGCCCGCCACGGCGGCCGGTTTGGGGACCTGCCGCGTGAACCTGTTGTCCGGCCACCCCTTGTCCGCGCACTCGCCGCGAGCCCCCACCGAAAGCTCCAGCGTCAAGGCCAGCGCCACGTTCAGAATAATGGTGAAGATTATCTTTTCCATTGGGAAAATCCTCCTTATGAAAGCTCAGGGAGGCAGAAGGCTGCCTGCGCAAACCTGTGATCCGCCGAGTTTCTTCACCGAACCCCCACAGGGTTCCGAGCTGTTAATCAGCGCTTCCCAATCTCCGACCCTCGCGCTTATTTTATCCCATCCTGCCGCTGTAAACACAGGGAGAACGAACAACACACGCGGATTCCCCAACTATTGACATTCCGGCGGGGTGCGATTATAGTGCAAAATATTTTTATTTCATTCGTAAGAAATTTCTTAAAAAAATTACATAAGGGTCGGGACAGACTGAGGCGAGTCCCTGAAAAATGGTTTTTTATACTGAAGATTTTCATTCCAAAATCAAAATGAATCGTGTGGAGGGATGCAGATGTTTCGGAAGACGATTTTAACGGTGGCAGTGATTTCTTTGTGTATGTTTTTGACGGAGGGGACAGGGATGGCCTCAGGCGCCGATAACTGGCCCGACAAGAGCAGGCCCGTCACCATGCTGATTCCCTTCGCCGCGGGCGGTGGAACCGATTTCAACGCACGTCTCGTGGCAAAGGTTTTGAGCGACCAGCTGGGGCTTCGAGTGAACAGCATCAACCGGACGGGCGGACAGGGCGTCATCGGCCATACGGCCATCGCGCAGGGAACGCCCGACGGCTACACCATGGGCGACATCGAATGTGAGCTCAACATGATGCACTGGGCCGGACTCACCGACCTGACTTATCGCGACGTGACGCCCATCGCCATGATTGTCCGCTCCTTCGGCGGCCTTCACGTCAAAGCCGATTCTCCCCATAAAACCGCGAAGGAGCTCTTCGACGCCATCAAGACGGGCTCGAAAAAGCTGAAGGGCTCAGGCGCGGCCCACGGCGGGATCTGGCACCTCTGCGCCGCCGGAATGCTGCAGGGTGAGGGAATAAGCATCGACGACATCATCTGGGTTCCAAACGAGGGCTCGGCCCCGTCGCTTCAGGATTTGGCGGCCGGCGGGCTGGATTTTGTGGTTTGTTCCTTCAACGAGGCCGGCCCTCTGATTGCTGCGGGGAAAATCCGCACCCTCGCCTCCATATCTCCGGAGCGGCTGCCCCTTTTCCCGGACGTTCCCACGCTGAAGGAGGCCACCGGCAACACCTGGATTCTGAGCCCCTGGGGCGGGATAGCGGCTCCCGGCGGACTGCCCGAGGACCTGAAGGTAAAACTTGGAGAAGCGATGAAAAAGGTCTGTGAATCTCAGGATTTTCAGGAAGCGATGAAAAAGGTCGGGAAATTTCCGGTCTACATGGGGCCTGACGAGTTCAAAGCCTTCCTCGCGCAGGACGACGTCGAGTTCGGAAAGGTTATGAAGGCCGTCGGCATCGTCAAATAAACGATTTGACACAATCTCGCGCCATCCAGCGAACATGCGACAGGAAGGACCCGCCCGTATCGCGCTCGCGGGTCCTTTTTTCGAATTGCGGGGCTTTTTTCAAAAGGGAGATGTGGCGTCCATGAAGTTCAACGATGCTGTATTTGGCATATTTTTCCTGATTTTTTCGACTCTGATCATGATTCGCGCCCATTCTCTTCCCTCTTTGCCGAACTACGCCTATGGAGCGGGTTTTTTCCCGGCGCTCACGGCGGCGGCCATGTTCGTCTGCGGGGCGCTGCTGACCGTTCGCGGGCTGAAGTCCGGGGTCAGAGTCTTCACTCCCGGCGAATGGATGAAATCCCCAAAACTCGTATCGAACCTACTGCTCGTCCCTCTGAACCTGCTCTTCTATATCTTTTTCGCCAATCGGCTCGGTTTCCTTCTGACGGGGATCATCATGCTGACCTGCACCATCGGATGGCTTCGAAGACGGCTGTTGAGCACTCTCGTCATTTCTCTGTGCCTGACGATTTTCGCCTACGCCTTTTTCTATCGCCTCATGATGGTTCCGCTTCCAGCCGGAATTCTCGGCTTCTGACCGACTGGCGAAAGGAGGAAAAATGCCTGACACCACAGCAATTGTAAAAGCGTTTGCCCTTGTGGCGACGCCGGAGGTTTTCATCGTGATGCTGCTGTCCTCGATCTTCGGCATCGTATTCGGCGCAATCCCCGGCCTCACCGCCGTCATGGCGGTTTCACTCATTCTGCCGGTGGCGATGTTTCTGGATCCCGTTCCCGCTCTGGCGTCGATCATCGCGGTGTCCGCCATGGCCATTTTCGCCGGGGACATTCCGGGAACCCTGATTCGCATACCGGGGACTCCGGCGTCGGGGGCCTACACGGACGATTCCTACAGACTCACCCAAAAAGGGATGGCCGAAACCGTACTTGGAGCGAACGTATTCTTTTCGGCGGTGGGGGGACTGATCGGACTTCTGGTCCTGATGCTGGCCGCTCCGACTCTGGCCGAAATATCGCTCAGTTTCAGCACTTACGAATATTTTTGGCTTTCCTGCTTC is a genomic window of Synergistaceae bacterium containing:
- a CDS encoding tripartite tricarboxylate transporter substrate binding protein, with the protein product MFRKTILTVAVISLCMFLTEGTGMASGADNWPDKSRPVTMLIPFAAGGGTDFNARLVAKVLSDQLGLRVNSINRTGGQGVIGHTAIAQGTPDGYTMGDIECELNMMHWAGLTDLTYRDVTPIAMIVRSFGGLHVKADSPHKTAKELFDAIKTGSKKLKGSGAAHGGIWHLCAAGMLQGEGISIDDIIWVPNEGSAPSLQDLAAGGLDFVVCSFNEAGPLIAAGKIRTLASISPERLPLFPDVPTLKEATGNTWILSPWGGIAAPGGLPEDLKVKLGEAMKKVCESQDFQEAMKKVGKFPVYMGPDEFKAFLAQDDVEFGKVMKAVGIVK
- a CDS encoding tripartite tricarboxylate transporter TctB family protein, with translation MKFNDAVFGIFFLIFSTLIMIRAHSLPSLPNYAYGAGFFPALTAAAMFVCGALLTVRGLKSGVRVFTPGEWMKSPKLVSNLLLVPLNLLFYIFFANRLGFLLTGIIMLTCTIGWLRRRLLSTLVISLCLTIFAYAFFYRLMMVPLPAGILGF